TAGCGGCCATCGCGGTTGAGCAAATATCTGGGCTGACGAGTCATATGCAATCTTCCGTTTGTAACGAACTTTGTAACGGAAGATTGGACAGAAAGCCTTTTATTGCAAGGCCTTGAATGATTTCAATAGGATAACGTGGTGCTGCCGGAGAGATTTGAACTCTCGACCTCTCCCTTACCAAGGGAGTGCTCTACCCCTGAGCTACGGCAGCCCTGATCTTCAGTCCACTTTCGGCTCTGGGGTGGCCGATTGGGGTTCGGGGGACGCTTTCGATCTCGCCGAAGGCCTCCAAACTGCTGAAGCGGCCCGCTATTGCCATAGGTTTTGCATCAGTGCAAGCACAAACGGGCAATTGTTCAACCGAGTTTGAAATTGGCGCGGCACGGGCCAGCAAGGCGATCTGTTGGCGGCCTTCACCTGCGGCTTCATTTGCGCTATTTCGCTTCCATCATGACCGGTGACACGCCCTCGACCAGGAAAACCGAAGCCCAACGTCAGGCAGAGCGCAAGGCGCAACGCCTGGCCGAGCAGCTTCGCGCCAATCTCCAGCGGCGCAAAGCCCAGCACCGCGCCCGCCGGGAGGGAGAGGCTGACGAGACCGATGGCCTGCCGGTAGTCACGGATGATCCCAAATCTGCGGATTAACCGGACCTGCGTCCTCTTGTTGCCGCATTCTTTGAGATGGTCTAAACACCGCGCAGGAATTTCTCAGGACCTGCCTGCACCCTCGATGCAGGCCCGGATCAAAACCCCAAGAGGACAGCATGGATCGCATCAGGATCGTTGGCGGAAACCCGCTCAATGGCGTTATTCCGATTTCCGGCGCGAAAAACGCGGCTCTGCCGCTGATGATCGCCTCGCTCTTGACCGACGACACGTTGACTTTGGAAAATCTTCCGCATCTGGCCGATGTCGAGCAGCTGCAGCGGATTCTCGGCAATCATGGTGTGGACATCAGCGTTGTCGGCCGGCGCGAACGCCAGGGTGAAGCCTACGCCAGAACGGTTCATTTCACTGCCCGCACCATTGTCGACACCACCGCACCGTATGAGCTGGTCTCGAAGATGCGCGCCAGCTTCTGGGTGATTGGGCCGTTGCTTGCCCGCATGGGTGAAGCACGGGTTTCATTGCCCGGCGGCTGTGCCATCGGCACCCGCCCGGTCGATCTCTTTATCGACGGGCTTGAACATCTGGGCGCCGAGATCGAGATCGAGAACGGCTACATCAACGCCCGTGCGCCCAGGGGTCTGATCGGCGGACGCTACGTGTTTCCCAAGGTCTCGGTCGGCGCCACCCATGTTTTGATGATGGCCGCGACGCTCGCCAAGGGCCAGACCGTGATCGAGAATGCCGCACAGGAGCCCGAGGTCGCCGATCTGGCCAAATGCCTGATCGCCATGGGCGCGAAAATCTCGGGCGCGGGGACGTCGACCCTGGTGATTGACGGCGTGGCGTCTTTGTCCGGTGCACGCCACAAGGTGCTGCCGGACCGCATCGAGACCGGAACCTATGCGATGGCCGTGGCCATGACCGGCGGCGACGTGCTGTTGGAAAACACCTCGATGGATCTTCTCCAGAATGCGCTGCTGGCAGTCAGCCGCGCCGGTGTCGAGATCTCGCCGGAAGGCGATGGCATCCGCGTCAGGCGCAACGGCGGTGATATATTGCCGGTCGATGTGACCACCGATCCGTTCCCGGGGTTCCCGACCGATCTGCAGGCGCAATTCATGGGTCTGATGACTCGTGCCAACGGTGTGTCGCACATCACTGAAACGATCTTCGAAAACCGCTTCATGCATGTGCAGGAGCTCGCCCGCCTCGGTGCCAGGATATCGCTGTCGGGTCAGACGGCAACGGTGACAGGCGTCCCCACGCTGCACGGCGCACCCGTGATGGCGACGGACCTGCGCGCGTCGGTGTCTCTGGTGATCGCCGGGCTTGCGGCGGAAGGCGAAACCACCGTCAACCGGGTCTATCACCTCGATCGCGGTTTCGAGCGGCTCGAGGAGAAGCTCACCAATTGCGGCGCGGTGGTCGAACGCATCAGCGGCTGATCGGGCAGCAATCGCCAGCTGCCTCTTTCGCCGCATTGCGCATTGGCCCGGCCATACTTACTTTGCAATGCAACAGGCGATGATGCCTGAAGGCCGAAAACAGCACATTCCGAGGATAAAATGGACAGTCTTAAACTGATCGCGCTTGACGAAACGGATCTGGCTGTCATTTCCGCCTGTCTGCAGGACGCCGTTTTCAAAACCGGTGACACCGCATTCCATGGCAAGGATCGCAGCTTCACGCTCGAGGCCAACCGCTTCGTCTGGGAAGAGCGCTCCGGCAAGACATTCGAGCGGCGGCGCGCGGTTCTGGTGATGAAGCAGGTGGGGTCGGTCCGCTCACGCGGGGTTGATCTCAAGGACACAGACACGGTGCATTCGCTGCTCGCGGTGCGCTTTGTCCCGGGAGCGGAAGCACCGGCGGGCGCGATCGAGCTGGTGTTGTCCGGCGGGGCGGCGATCCAGCTCGAGGTTGATTGTATCGAAGTGCAACTCGCCGATGTCGGCGGCGGGTGGGAAACCAAGTTCCGGCCGCGCCACCCGGTCAGCGGCTGAGACCATCAAGACCGGAATTGAAGGGGCAGGACAGTGGTATTGAGGCTAGATTACCGGCAGGCGGATTTCGAGACCCGTTTTGCCGCATTCCTGACCACCAAGCGCGAGGTTTCCGAGGACGTCGAGACAGATGTGCGCGCCATCATCAAGGAGGTCCGCGCGCGTGGGGACGAGGCATTGCACGAGTTCAGCCTGCGCTTTGACGGGCTCGACACACGCGCAACGGGCCTTGCTGTTCGGTCCGAAGAGATTGACGCCGCTTTTTCGGCGACCGACCCGGATGTGATCGCCGCGCTGCAGCTCGCCCATGACCGCATCTCAAGCCACCATGCAAGGCAGATGCCGCGCGATGACCGCTACACCGATGCGCTCGGCGTCGAGCTGGGCTCCCGCTGGACGGCGATCGAGGCGGTCGGCCTTTATGTGCCCGGAGGCACCGCCAGCTATCCGAGCTCGGTGCTGATGAATGCGGTCCCGGCCAAGGTGGCCGGTGTCGAACGCATCGTCATGGTGGTGCCGGCCCGCGACGGTGCACTCAACCCGGTGGTGCTGGCAGCTGCAAAGATTGCCGGTGTCACCGAAATCTACCGCATCGGTGGCGCCCAGGCGATTGCAGCCCTTGCCTATGGCACTCAAACCATCAAGCCCGTGGCCAAGATCATGGGCCCTGGCAACGCATGGGTGGCCGCTGCAAAGCGCCAGGTCTTTGGCACCGTTGGCATCGACATGATCGCCGGACCTTCCGAGGTTCTTGTGATGGCGGATCCGGACAACAACCCGGACTGGATCGCAGCGGATCTCCTGGCTCAGTCGGAGCACGACATCGGTGCGCAATCGATCCTGATGACCACTGACGAAGCCTTTGGCGACGCCGTCGTGGAGGCCGTCGAGCGCCAGCTTTCAACGCTGAGCCGGGCGGACACTGCGCGCAAGAGCTGGGCCGATTTCGGCGCGGTCATCCTGGTCCCGGACTGGGATACCTCGATCCCGCTGGCCGACCGCATCGCTGCCGAACATCTCGAGATCGCCACGCTGAACGCCGAAGAACTTGCCGGGCGCATTCGCAATGCCGGCGCGATTTTCATCGGTGCCCACACGCCCGAAGTGATCGGCGATTATGTCGGCGGATCCAACCATGTGCTTCCCACCGCACGCTCGGCGCGGTTTTCCTCCGGCCTCTCGGTGCTCGACTATGTCAAGCGCACATCGGTGCTCAAGCTCGGGCCGGAGCAGTTGCAGTCCCTGGGTTCGGCTGCCATAACATTGGCGCGCGCCGAAGGGCTTGATGCCCATGCGCGCTCGGTATCGATACGGATGAATCGCCGGGAGGGGAGTTAACAGGGCGCATGACCACGGCGGACACGCAAAGGCTCTCGGACGTCGTTCTCGACGAGACTATCGGGCGTGCGACGCCCGATGTGGAGCATGAGCGCGCTGTCGCCATCTTCGACCTGATCGAGGAGAACAGCTTTGAGCCGGTGGGTCATGACAAGGGCCCTTACAAGCTCAAACTGTCGCTTGTTGATTCAAAACTGGTGTTCTCTATTTCCAGTCAGGGTGACGAGGCAATCGCCACGCACATTCTCTCGCTGACGCCGTTCCGGCGCATCGTGAAGGACTACTTCATGATCTGCGAGAGCTACTATGAGGCGATCCGTTCTTCGACGCCGAGCCAGATCGAGGCCATCGATATGGGGCGGCGCGGGATCCACAATGAAGGATCCCAGACCTTGATGGACAGGCTGGAGGGAAAGATCAAAATGGATTTCGACACCGCGCGGCGGCTGTTCACGCTGGTCTGCGTGCTGCACTGGCGCGGCTAGAGCGTGGCGGGCCCGGCCTCTGTCTCCGGCAACAGCGCACCCGGCGCGGTGCTGTTCGTGTGCGGCATGAACGCCATTCGCTCGCCCATGGCCGAAGCCATTGCCCGATCGCTGCTCCCGCCGGGCACCTATGTCGCCTCGGCCGGTGTCAGGCCCGGTGAGCGCGATCCCTTTGTCGACACCGTGCTTGACGAGATCGGTTTGAGTCTGGGCAACCGCCAGCCGCAAACGCTTGATGAGCTGGAAGACGATTACTTCGACCTGATCGTCACTCTGGCGCCCGAGGCCCATCACCAGGCGTTGGAACTCACCCGCAGCAACGCCGTTGACGTGGTCTACTGGCCGACGCCGGACCCGACTGTCGCCACGGGCACCCGCGAGCGCATACTTGACGCCTATCGCGAGGTGCGCGACATGCTCATGAACAAGATCCGGCAGCGACTGGCCGGACCAGGCTGAACTGCATTCAATCTATTGTGTTCACAAATCCGGAGTCTTTGTGTAGGTTCCGGCAAAATTCGGGGCCTGTGCATTCTGCGCCGCCCTATTTGAAAGAAAGACAGACACTGAATGGCGAAAGAAGAAGTCCTTGAATTTCCCGGCGTGGTCACTGAACTGCTGCCGAATGCAACCTTTAGGGTCAAGCTCGAGAACGAGCATGAAATCATCGCGCACACTGCGGGACGGATGCGCAAGAACCGTATCCGCGTGCTGGCCGGTGACAAGGTGCTCGTCGAGATGACGCCTTACGACCTGACCAAGGGCCGCATCACCTATCGCTTCAAGTAGGCGAGGGTGTGACGCCATCCCATGGTCCGCTCGCAAAAACTGATCCTAGCCTCCGGTTCGCCGCGCCGGCTTGAGTTGCTTGCCCAGGCCGGCATCACGCCTGACCGGCTGATGCCGATGGACCTCGACGAGACCCCGCAGCGCTCCGAACATCCGCGCTCGCTGGCGAGAAGGCTGTCACGCGAGAAGGCGGAAGCGGCCCTTGCGGCAACCCGTGACGACCCTGCCTGGCGCGGCGCCCATATTCTCGCCGCCGACACCGTGGTCGCTGTCGGCCGCCGTATCCTGCCCAAGGCCGAATTGATCGACGAGGCGTCCAACGCGCTCTACCTGCTTTCGGGCCGCAATCACCGGGTGTTCACCGGCGTTTGCCTTGTCACGCCCGACCGCACCATACGCCAGAAGATCATCGAGACCCGGGTTCGCTTCAAGCGCCTCTCCAGCACCGAGATCGAGAGCTATCTGGCTTCAGGCGAATGGCGCGGCAAGGCCGGCGGCTATGCCATTCAGGGCCTGGCGGGCAGCTTCGTGGTCAAGCTTGTCGGCTCCTACACCAATGTCGTTGGCCTGCCGCTTTACGAGAGCGTCGCCCTGCTCACAGGCGAAGGGTATGATGTTCACTTCAAATGGCTGGAGGGCTGAGATGGTCGGAGACGCCAAGGTGACCCCGCTTCGCAAGACCCAACCGTGCCCCGAGTGCAAGCGGCCCTCGACCCGCGAGAGCTATCCCTTCTGTTCCGAGCGGTGCAGGAATATCGATCTCAACCGCTGGCTGGGAGGAAGCTACGCGATCCCGGTCACCGAGGTCGAGGACAACCATGACGAGGATTTCGACGACCGCGGCTGAGCCGCGCGCAGAGTTTTTGCCCGGCTGTCAAAAAAGCGTCAAAAGGATGCTGGACAGGACCTTTCAAGATGCTATAACGCGCTCGCTTTCGACGGGAAATTTCCCGCCGGTCAAGCGCCTCGAGGCCGCGGCAGCGCGCTCGGGATCAGTGCCCGGATAGCTCAGTTGGTAGAGCAGCGGATTGAAAATCCGCGTGTCGGTGGTTCAAATCCGCCTCCGGGCACCATTTTACACTTTGAGGTGTCAAAACCACTTAAGGCCTTGAAAGGTAAGGTGGTTTTTGGAGTTCTAAACCCCTCATTTCGGCAGTATGCCAAACCTTCCGAAAACGCCAATCTCAGCGTCAATTTTTGCAAGGCAAGATTGCCGCTTTCCCATATTTTACAAGGGCTTGCGAGGAATGTTAGCGCGAGTTCTAAAATCTGGTGTGGGGTGGCCTTGGATTTAGCTCCATTTTGCAGCCGATCCTGAGCTTGCAGACGCTCTTTTTCCAGAGATTCGATTTTCCGTTCCAGCGACTTTGCTGTGATGTCGCTATCGATACTCACAAAGCGATCCGTTGCAGCATCAATTTTTTTCTCAATGGATACGATCTGCTTTCGCAGCTCAGCACGCATGTCTTCCATGCGGGCGTTCTGGTTTGCCCAGGCTTGTTTGACCATGGCCGCAATCATGCGCACCACGGGCGCTGCCGGACGCATAGAGGACAGGAGCGCCTCGAAGTCCCCTTCAAGCTGATCGCGCTTGATGGACTTGCCATAGCTGCCACAGGCCTTGTTGTGGCAGAGATAATAGGCATAGCGCTTGCCCGTGCCGGATTTCGACCAGCATGAGGTGAGCGGCTTCTCACAATCCCCGCATGTTACAAACCCGCGCAGTGGAAAATCCTCCCGAATGTCTTTGCGGGCAGGCGCATAAGCGGCGGAGTGCCGTCGCGCCTTGATCTTCTCATACGTCTCCAGAGAAATCAGCGGCTCATGAAGGGCTTTGCGAAACGGCACATCCCAGATCTTGGATTCCAGATAGCCCGCATAGAGCGGCTGGCTGAGCAAATCCGAAACCACCTGCGGCCTGACTTTGCCGTTGGGTTTGCGGCGCATGAAGGCAGGCTGGTCTTCCAAAAAGCGCTGGACTTCGGCTTGGATCACGAAACGGCCAGAGGCATACCCTTCAAGCGCTTCAGTGACGATGGAGGCAACGGGTTCGTCACGCACCAAAAGCCCGCCTTCCGTTCTGCTGCGAATATATTTGTAGCCGATGGGGGCATGGAACGTCCAATAGCCCTTCATAAGCCGCGCCCATGAGCGATTGCGCGTGGTTTCTGCGATTTTTTCACGATAGTACTGAGCGCCAAGCGCCTGAATGCCTTCATAGTAGTTCCCGTCCGCATCACGGGCGTGCTTGAACTTCATGGTCGGGCTTTCGAGCAGCGCGCCGGTTTTGTGGATGGCATCGCGCAAATCAAAAAAGACGCGGACATCGCGCGCGAGGCGGCTAATGTCATCAATGATCACGACATAGCGGGTGTCTTTTGGCACTTGCCGTAAAAAGCGCAGCATGTCCTGCACATCCGGGCGGTCGAGGATTTTGCCCGAGATCGCCTGATCAGAAAAGACTTTGACCACCGGAATACCCAAGTGCCGCGCATATTCGCGGCCTCTGGTTTCCTGGCTATCAAGGCCCGAAGCCCCAATCATCTGGGAGCGATCCGAGACGCGGGTATAAACAACCGCTTGATAGGTCACGCTGGCATCGCTGTAATCAATATCGTTGTTTTGGAAATTCACGTCTCGCTCCTTTCCGATTGCGTATCATTTTGAGTATGGGGTGGCGTGGCTTCGGCTTGATCGGCAATGATCAGTTCTTCGATCAGAACAGGATCGATAGCGGCATCATTTTCGAACGTTTCAGAAGCAAAATCGCGCGCAACTGCCTTCAGGGCGCGGAGCGTATCGTCAGTGCGGCGATTATCCTGAACGCTGGTGATGGGGTGAACCCCAAAACCCAGATCGATGAATTGAACGATAATCGCCCAAAGTGCTTCGATCAATTCGCGCTTTTGAGCCTCCGGGATGTCATAGTCATCCAGAAAGCTCTGATAGTACTCGGCATCAATGCCGAGGCTCGGCTTTGCGGGCGCAGGAGCTACGCTGGTCTTTTGTGTTTCGTTTGCCGCCGCAAAGGTGTCGGCGATGTCTGTGTGCGGTGGTGTCCTTTGTGTCATGGTTTGGGTATCTTTCCGTTTTTAATTGTCAGCTTGAATCCATGGGCTCATCTCTCCTTTCCTTGAGTGAGGGGCGGTTTTTGCTGCATGTCTGAGATGATCCCAGAATAGCAAAACCGCTTATCCTCATTCAAAGCTTTCGTGGTTTTCCGCGCGCCCAAAGCGTGGATAACCTTGAAGGTTATTGTTCGAGTTCCGGCTGGCTTTGATCTTGGCCATGCTGCGGACTTTGTGCAGAACCTTGACGGTTTTGCGCCGTGTCGTTCATCAGCATGTCGCGCTGTTCGGACAGGCTTTGAGAGCCCTTGTGCCCGTTTTGCGGATCGCTGTTCTGCGAACGCTCCTGTTTTCTCAGGCGATCTACGGCGTGATAGGCTTGATCAGCCAAACGTCGGACTTTCAATATATCCGTGCCCGAGAAGGATTGCGTCTCTGCAATCTGGCCTGTCTGCGGATCGGTATAGATGCGCGCGAAGGTCACATTGTAGAAGGGACGGCCTTCTTTGCTGACATTGCGGAAGATGGATGCTTTAACAGCGCCGTCATTGAAACGCTCAACTGGGGCGTTGCCGCTGCCACCTGTTTGATGGTCTTGGGGTGTGTTTGCCATGATGTTTTCCTTTTCTGTTAGAGTTGGCAAAAGGGGAAGACGATATCACAAAAAGAACAAAATAGGAACAAAAACCTATAGTGTGTTGATTTAGAACGAGAGTTCTGCATGCGATTGTATTTACCGTTCCGGTTCGTTCATCTGGCGCTCATGCGTGTGATCTGGCTGATAAGATCTTGCTTGTGCCATCGCGGCGTCACGCTGCTCTGCCAGCCATGCGGTTTTGAAGGTGGTTTCATTGACCGGGCGAGCGATACGCTCTGGTGGACGCAAGGCGGGTTTGGGTTGGTCTTTTCCAACCATGGCCGAGCCACGTCCCTCACTGCGCTCTCCTGAACTCTGCTCGCCAGAGCCTTGTTCTGTTTGATCACGCTCACCATGAGCAGGCTTGTCGGGATGTCGAGGCGCTTGCGATTTAAGCTGCGCCTCATGCTGCACGCTTTCTTGCCTGCGCTGTGCTTCGGGCTTTTGCAGATGAAGGCGCATTTCCTCGCGCTCAGGATCAGCCTCACGCTGATAATCGCGCTTCAACTGGGGCAATGCCGCAAGCACATCGGCAGACATCCAAGGCCCATCGTAATGCTGCGCTACACTGCCGGAATTATGTGGAACTGGTTTACCCATCACAGACCTCCCACGAGCGAACCAGCAAGCCGATGCAGGATGTTGGTGTAGAGATAGAGATAGCCGAGCGCGAAAATCCACCACAGGGAGCAGAGCGCAGCCAGCGCCTTGAAGATCATGGCGCGGCGCTCCAGACGGCGTTTGCGTATGGCCGGATCAACGCACAAATGGCGATGGAACGTTCGTTTCCAAAACCGCTTGAGTGTTAAGGCAATGCGTTTCAGCGGCCAATTCGGACTGGCCTTGAACCAGGTCTGTACGGGTTGGAGAAAAGGCTTGCCGTGAAAGGGATTGATTTCCGCGACATCGCGGATCGGATCAATTGCCGCGTATGCTGCCACATCCACCTGTAGGGGAAAGTTGCCCCTTAAAAACAGGAGCCCCTTTTTCGTACGGCGTATTTCATCGGCATCAAAGACCGGTTTGCCGTCTTCTGAAAAACTTGCGCGTGAGAACCCATCCTCAGCATAGGCCGTGTTGCCGCTTTTGTTTTCCGCGACATAGGAGGTGCGACCGGCGAACTTCTCCAGAAGGCTCAGGACCGAAGAGCCGCGTTGCCCCGGCAACGCCAACACGATCTCACAATTATTCCAGAGGGTTTCGAATGAGCCTTTGCCGTAGGTCTTCTCAAACGCGGTATCGTTTTGTAGCACGAAGATATTGGCAACGCCGTACCCCCTTGAATATGAAATATGTCCCATTGCGGGGCTCCTTTCGCTCTGGCCTAGATCAGGCCTTCGATCTTGAAGTTGGAGGTTTCATCGGAAATCACATAAACGCGGGCATGGGCATTTGGGTGGCGCAGAAACTCTGAGTACATGCAGGAATCGATGAGGCTCAGAACCTTCTCTTGCGCTTTCATGCGCGCCGGATCGGCAATGATGAACACTGTGATGGGCTGCTTGCTGTCTTTGAGATCGGAGAACCGGAAGCTGCTTGAGCGCGTAACATTGAAGGCCCGCGTTGAGCGGTTGAAACGCTCCAAATGTTGCCGCGCTCCGGTCAGAAAAGACTCCGCAGACTTGCTTTCGGTTTGAGAGAGCAAATCCGAGACTTGCATGGAGACGCCTCTGAAGTAGGCGATGAAGTCATTGCGATCTGACTCGGCGTGAAGGGAGAACCACGGGCTGGCCTCGAAATTCATTTGAGAAAAGCCGGTCTCAGACACGTCATTGGGCAAGCGCCCACAGCCCCACAGCGCATGACAGCAGCAAGCGCTGCCGGTCATCGAGCAGGCTGGTTACATCGCCGAGGGTTGCGCCATGGCCGTCAATTAGTACCGATGTCAGGAACGTGTAGGCGGCCAGATCACGTGAGCCAAAATCAAAGAAGCGATTGTCGCCACCCCCGCCCACCGGCTCTGGGCATATTTGGTGCGAGAACTGGCTGACATCATTGCTGACATCGCGCAGGCCGCCGCTGCGAAAGAAATTATCCGCAATCAGGTTCAGTGGGTTGTATGTCGCGGAAGCCCCAAGCAGATCAGCATTGATGTCCGCGATGTTCAGGATCACGACTTTCTCCCCGCGATCCTGAAGAGGCTTTGCGAGGACACACGCCAACTCTGATTTGAAGTCTTTGACGACCTTGGGGCCGCGAATGCTCAAAATCGTGGGAACAATGGTGCCAACCGTCTTAAAAGAGTTGGGAGGCCCGATCACAAGGGCATTGGAAGCAAATTCGCTTGTGATGGCGCGCCCATCGACCGATCCCCAATACGGCCCCCAGCCGTCGGTGGTCAGCTCATGCTCAATCTCAAACACTTCCGCAAAGCGGGCTTTGCCCTTGTGACCGGCAGGCGTGCGGCTGGCGCTCAGTTCATATTGGCCGGCAATCCAGCGGCAGGTATCTCCCAGAAGGGTCATGCCCGCAGCAACGGCGAGGCTGGCTGCGATAAAGGATGGCCAGTTGGGATCGGAGGCAAATGCAGCCCCGTAAAACACCGGCCCGAATTCACTGATCGCATAGGCGCACAAGCCCATGAGGATGATGAGTTGCGGCGCGCGGCCAAACAGACCGCCATGCGCCGCTGTGCGGGAGCTTGAATCAGACATGTGGTTTGTCCTTTTCTGGCCAAGGCGTGCAGGGTATGCGGGCGCTATTAGCGCCCGCCAGAGACATCGAAGCGCAGACGGGTGATCTGCACGCTTTGAGCGCCTGCCTCTTCGAAGTAGCTTTCCCACCAGCGGATAAGTTCATCCTCGCCCGAGCAGTGCGGTCCATATTCAGGGCGGATCAGCATCAAGATGGTGACATCCACGCCAGCCAGAGAAGCGGGGCGAACCCGCGCCCAATGCTCACCGCCTTTGAAGTTCTCAAAGCGCGGTAAGTGACCGGGCTCACGGCAGGCACGGATTTCCAAAGTGGATTGGATCAAATCCGAGACCACGATCAAGGATTTGCGCCCCTCGCCGTTCTGAAACTCTGGCAAGCGGGATAGCCCTTGAAGCTGCTCCAGGATCGGGCTTTCGAAGGCTTGCGGGTTTGCAGGCGCAGGATCCGTGATCGTCGTCAGTGCAGGCGCAATCTCTTGATCGAAAATGCGTTGCTTCTGCGTGGCGAGATAAGCCGGATTGACGCTCGGCGCGCCAAGCGCTTCCAATTCAGAATTGGTTGAGGCCGGAACGCAGGTCTCGACCACAGCATCGGGAATAGAGCCGATTTGATCAACCTCCGTGTTGTAAAGCCTGATCCGCTCATTGGCTTCGGCGCGCCTGAAATAGTGGTCTGAAACAAACGTCCAGATGTCACGGGCTTGCTGCGTATCCGCACGCGGGTTCGAGCTATCGACAAACATCACGGTTTGCGCCTGATCGCTTTGCGGATAGCAGGCATGCTCATCGGGTTTGAGCGCATTCATGTCCTGCCAGACGAGATAGCCAAGACTGGATGATGCGAGGATCAGACCACCTGCAATCGACAACACAAGCAGAAGGGATGATTTCTGTGCTTTGGGTTTACCGGAACGTGATCCGGAGCGACCACCGTGCCGAGAGTTACGGTTTCGGCGATCAGCACGCGAGTCCGATGCGGAGCCGCCAATTGAAATCGAAAAAGCCATGGCCATGTTCCTTTCAGGCTTGAGACGATGGGGAAGGCTTGGATGGAGCCGGTTCGGCAAGATCAAGACGCGCGAGAGCGGCGCTATAGGCAACAGTGAGCGCGTTCACAGCCGGTTTGTATTTGCTGCGAAACTCACCCAGGTCACCAAAGACAGGGCGCACCGGCGGGGAGATTTTTGCGCGCAGATCATCCAGCTTGATGCCTTCAACCGAAAACTCTGATGTGGTCTTGGCGATGATATGCTGGGCTTGCAGGAAGGATGCAGCCTGCTCACGGATTTCAGCTTCGCGCTGATCAATCAGGCCATGTAGGCGATGATATTCATCGCTCAGCGCTTCGAAATCTTCATCCGGTTCACGGCGGGCATCGGCAATTGGATCGGCGCAATCGGCCAGGTCATCCATGGCTTTGATCTGAATTGCTTTGACTGTGTCAAACGCTGTGTCACTCGCAGCCTTACGATCAGCCGCAGCGCTGGCGCTCTTTGCGCTCGCACGGGAGAAACCCGGATAGGGGTCTTCAAAGGCCGAGAGTGCCGTGCGCCATGACAAGATGGCAAAGGCCGTGCCCGAAAGCATCAGCATGATACTGTGCATGTTGGTAAGCGCAGCAGCGAACACGTCAGGCGAGATTTGAAGAGTGTCAGGTTGCCCCGTGGTGCGAACAAGCGCAGCGATGCTCAACACAAGG
The DNA window shown above is from Hoeflea phototrophica DFL-43 and carries:
- a CDS encoding type IV secretory system conjugative DNA transfer family protein, whose amino-acid sequence is MSDSSSRTAAHGGLFGRAPQLIILMGLCAYAISEFGPVFYGAAFASDPNWPSFIAASLAVAAGMTLLGDTCRWIAGQYELSASRTPAGHKGKARFAEVFEIEHELTTDGWGPYWGSVDGRAITSEFASNALVIGPPNSFKTVGTIVPTILSIRGPKVVKDFKSELACVLAKPLQDRGEKVVILNIADINADLLGASATYNPLNLIADNFFRSGGLRDVSNDVSQFSHQICPEPVGGGGDNRFFDFGSRDLAAYTFLTSVLIDGHGATLGDVTSLLDDRQRLLLSCAVGLWALAQ